One Sodalis praecaptivus DNA segment encodes these proteins:
- a CDS encoding DSD1 family PLP-dependent enzyme produces the protein MSAASKLIGQPLSALDTPALVVEMPVMMRNLARIADACRAAGVQWRPHCKTHKSPAIALMQLSHGACGITCAKLAEAEVMVAAGITDILIANQIVGPLKIARLLALRQAGATLAVAVDNAGNVTDLAQAAAAAGVTLEVMIEVDTGTQRAGVEPGEPVLRLARHIADSPALRLRGVMTWEGHTTRIADAQQKRAAITAAVALLTDSADLCRRHGIAVPEVSCGGTGTYRTAATLPGVTEIQAGGGIFGDVHYRELYHVPVEYALTLLTTITSRPTPTRIICDAGKKALSCDAGIPIPLELPLVQSVGFSAEHGKVELAAPSALPAVGDRLRWVVGYGDTSVHLHDRIYGIQDGVIVTEWAIPSGSRLR, from the coding sequence ATGAGCGCGGCGTCGAAGCTGATAGGCCAGCCGCTGTCGGCGCTGGACACGCCCGCCCTGGTGGTGGAGATGCCGGTGATGATGCGCAATTTGGCGCGTATCGCCGACGCCTGCCGCGCCGCCGGCGTGCAGTGGCGGCCGCATTGTAAAACCCATAAGTCACCGGCTATTGCGCTGATGCAGTTGTCCCACGGCGCCTGCGGTATTACCTGCGCCAAACTGGCCGAGGCCGAAGTGATGGTGGCCGCCGGCATTACCGATATCCTGATCGCCAATCAAATCGTCGGACCGCTGAAAATTGCGCGCCTGCTGGCCCTGCGCCAGGCCGGCGCCACGCTGGCGGTGGCGGTGGACAACGCCGGTAATGTGACGGACCTGGCGCAGGCGGCGGCGGCGGCGGGCGTCACCCTGGAGGTGATGATCGAGGTGGATACCGGCACCCAAAGAGCCGGCGTGGAACCCGGCGAGCCGGTGCTGCGCCTGGCGCGCCATATCGCCGACAGCCCCGCGCTGCGGCTGCGCGGCGTAATGACCTGGGAAGGGCACACCACCCGTATCGCCGATGCGCAACAAAAACGCGCCGCCATCACCGCGGCCGTGGCGTTATTGACCGACAGCGCCGATCTGTGTCGGCGCCACGGCATCGCGGTCCCCGAGGTGAGCTGCGGAGGGACCGGCACTTACCGCACCGCGGCGACGCTGCCGGGCGTGACGGAAATCCAGGCCGGCGGCGGCATTTTCGGCGATGTGCATTACCGCGAGCTCTACCACGTGCCGGTGGAATACGCCTTAACGTTGCTTACCACCATCACCAGCCGGCCCACGCCGACGCGCATCATCTGCGACGCCGGCAAAAAGGCGTTGAGCTGCGATGCGGGGATACCGATCCCCCTTGAGCTACCGCTGGTGCAAAGCGTGGGCTTCTCCGCCGAGCACGGCAAGGTGGAACTGGCGGCGCCCTCCGCGCTGCCGGCGGTAGGCGATAGGCTGCGCTGGGTGGTGGGCTACGGCGATACCAGCGTGCATCTGCACGACAGGATTTACGGCATTCAGGACGGCGTGATTGTCACCGAATGGGCGATACCCTCCGGGTCACGGTTACGCTGA
- a CDS encoding MmgE/PrpD family protein, producing MESQWPSCGRTLATRLAALDYEQLPASVVDNVKLFTLDTFGVIAASARAPGMDALMAALTEWESGGCATLLLNGRQVNPVSAALANGAAAHSLDFDDQHDPARVHAFCVILPTVLAAAQAHGHVSGKTALTALAVGVELFCRLGLTCYNSLGKGWHPTTALGCISAAAAAAKVFGLDAEQTLNAMGLAYVQMSGTTQFIADGVLAKRVGPGFAARSGLQAAQLARHGITGPARFLEGKAGLFTLYERGEVSPEILLDGWGERWHLLDLSMKPWPCCRCTHTAIQLALALRAEGIRPEHIESGVIALGQVNHQIVGAPFLQQHPTPTVHAQFNAAYAFAAALTDGQVGIDSFTPQQVRRDATAWASRLRCEVAADFPATAVPPARVRLQMTDGATREITSLTMKGAPDDPLSTEEVLTKFRANLAHGWRTPSARVGVLEKVLLSLEQQDSMTLVMSLFVACQPGGQSS from the coding sequence ACTGCCCGCGTCGGTGGTAGACAACGTCAAGCTGTTTACGCTCGACACCTTTGGCGTGATTGCCGCCAGCGCCCGCGCGCCGGGTATGGATGCGTTGATGGCGGCGCTTACCGAATGGGAAAGCGGCGGCTGCGCCACGCTGCTATTGAACGGGCGCCAGGTCAATCCGGTCAGCGCGGCGCTGGCCAACGGCGCCGCGGCCCACAGCCTGGATTTTGACGATCAGCATGATCCGGCGCGCGTCCATGCCTTTTGCGTCATTTTACCGACGGTACTCGCGGCGGCGCAAGCCCACGGCCACGTCAGCGGTAAAACCGCCCTGACCGCCCTGGCCGTAGGCGTCGAGCTGTTCTGCCGTCTGGGCCTGACCTGTTACAACTCGTTGGGCAAAGGCTGGCATCCCACCACCGCGCTGGGGTGTATCAGCGCCGCGGCGGCGGCGGCCAAAGTGTTCGGTCTCGACGCCGAGCAAACACTCAATGCCATGGGCCTTGCCTATGTGCAGATGAGCGGTACGACCCAATTTATCGCCGATGGCGTGCTGGCGAAACGCGTCGGCCCCGGCTTCGCGGCGCGCTCCGGGCTTCAAGCCGCCCAATTGGCGCGCCATGGTATTACCGGACCGGCACGCTTTCTGGAAGGGAAAGCCGGCCTGTTTACGCTCTATGAGCGCGGCGAAGTGTCGCCGGAGATCCTGCTCGATGGATGGGGGGAGCGCTGGCATTTGCTGGATCTCAGCATGAAACCGTGGCCCTGCTGCCGCTGCACCCACACCGCCATTCAATTGGCCCTGGCGCTGCGCGCCGAGGGTATCCGCCCGGAGCACATTGAGAGCGGCGTCATCGCGCTGGGACAGGTGAATCACCAGATTGTGGGGGCGCCGTTTTTGCAACAGCATCCGACGCCGACGGTGCATGCGCAGTTCAACGCCGCCTATGCGTTTGCGGCGGCCTTGACCGACGGTCAGGTGGGCATTGATAGCTTCACGCCGCAGCAGGTCAGGCGCGACGCGACCGCCTGGGCCAGCCGTCTGCGCTGCGAGGTGGCGGCGGATTTCCCCGCAACCGCGGTGCCGCCGGCCCGCGTCCGTTTGCAGATGACCGACGGCGCCACCCGGGAGATCACCAGTTTGACCATGAAAGGCGCGCCGGACGATCCCCTCAGTACCGAAGAGGTGCTGACGAAGTTCCGCGCCAATCTGGCCCACGGCTGGCGTACGCCGTCGGCTCGCGTGGGCGTGCTGGAAAAGGTGCTGCTGTCGCTGGAGCAGCAAGACAGCATGACGCTGGTCATGAGTTTATTCGTCGCCTGTCAACCCGGCGGGCAGTCATCATGA